One genomic segment of Gemmatimonas aurantiaca includes these proteins:
- a CDS encoding homoserine dehydrogenase, whose protein sequence is MSPAPAATLCTDECITLYDVPLDSGERLEHIDVHFRLEGTIDATADNVVLVVHALTGTADASTWWKDVIGEGCVIDLTRHAVLSASLLGGCDGTTGPSNADPDALPPITTRDQARVLARLLDTLGVDTPLLICGGSLGGMVTLEFAASFPKRVRGAVVFAAPAAQTAQGLAWNALMRRAIAIGGTHDGLALARMIGMLSYRTPESLERRFGRARSVNDGFKVNEWLDVHGERLVARFDATSYGALIDAMDVHDVGRGRGGLSAALEPVADRLTGVGIPGDLLYPAECVREWTAATGATYVDLPSLHGHDAFLLEVERVSQILGKALLEAEARVTHRIAPRVTLGAAYGATHGVSHAVAFGARHDVDRPVQSRVAPRVTRGAAPSVPPRVARPDGTPSAPPAVRPLRVALAGCGHVGGSLLELLSNRHVEGTSRITDAPDVHVARILVRDATRERPALTRAIGEGITSATACITDPAHLLGDDIDVLVEAIGGTDVARTLVESALARGIRVVTANKALLGARGEALQRLAQAHATRLDFEGAVCGAIPIVRCVRSGAAGVGITRVSGILNGTSNFVLGQVAEGRTLAAAIATAQELGYAEADPTRDLNGQDVEDKLRVLAWLTFGVEPASLKVTRRGIDAEIALWAAQVALEGDRVKLVATCERDGEDIVARILPTRVRGDDPWAAVNGPFNRVVIESESAGSLVFQGPGAGGPATAGAVLADLLG, encoded by the coding sequence ATGAGTCCCGCGCCCGCGGCCACCCTGTGCACCGACGAGTGCATCACGTTGTACGATGTGCCACTCGACAGCGGCGAGCGGCTGGAGCACATCGACGTGCACTTCCGTCTCGAAGGCACGATCGACGCCACGGCGGACAACGTCGTGCTGGTGGTCCACGCACTCACGGGCACGGCCGACGCGAGTACGTGGTGGAAAGATGTCATCGGCGAGGGATGCGTCATCGATCTCACGCGCCATGCGGTGCTGTCGGCCAGTCTGCTGGGCGGATGTGATGGCACGACGGGGCCGAGCAATGCGGACCCGGATGCACTGCCTCCGATCACCACGCGCGATCAGGCGCGCGTGCTCGCGCGTCTGCTCGACACGCTGGGCGTGGACACACCACTGCTGATCTGCGGTGGATCGCTGGGCGGCATGGTGACGCTCGAATTTGCCGCGAGCTTTCCCAAACGTGTGCGCGGGGCGGTGGTCTTTGCCGCCCCCGCCGCACAAACGGCGCAGGGGCTCGCCTGGAACGCGCTCATGCGCCGGGCGATCGCCATCGGGGGCACGCACGATGGCCTCGCACTCGCCCGCATGATCGGCATGCTCAGCTATCGCACACCGGAGAGTCTCGAACGGCGCTTCGGACGCGCGCGCAGCGTCAACGATGGCTTCAAGGTGAACGAGTGGCTCGATGTGCATGGCGAACGCCTCGTCGCCCGGTTCGATGCCACCAGCTACGGGGCGCTCATCGATGCCATGGACGTGCACGATGTGGGACGCGGTCGTGGCGGCCTCTCGGCGGCACTCGAACCGGTCGCCGATCGTCTCACGGGCGTCGGGATTCCCGGTGACCTGCTCTACCCCGCCGAATGTGTGCGGGAATGGACCGCGGCCACCGGTGCGACGTATGTGGACCTGCCTTCGCTGCACGGCCACGATGCGTTTCTTCTTGAGGTCGAGCGGGTCTCGCAGATTCTCGGCAAGGCGCTGCTCGAGGCGGAGGCGCGTGTGACCCACCGTATTGCGCCCCGTGTCACGCTCGGTGCCGCGTATGGTGCCACACACGGTGTGTCACATGCTGTCGCATTTGGGGCAAGACATGATGTCGACCGCCCTGTCCAATCCCGTGTGGCACCACGCGTCACGCGAGGTGCTGCACCGTCTGTCCCACCGCGGGTTGCACGCCCGGACGGCACACCGTCGGCTCCCCCCGCCGTACGTCCGTTGCGGGTGGCGCTGGCCGGCTGCGGACACGTGGGCGGCAGTCTGCTCGAACTGCTGAGCAACCGGCACGTGGAGGGCACGAGTCGGATCACCGATGCCCCCGATGTGCATGTCGCGCGCATCCTCGTGCGCGATGCCACACGCGAACGCCCCGCGCTGACCCGCGCCATCGGCGAAGGCATCACGTCGGCCACCGCGTGCATCACCGACCCCGCACACCTGCTCGGCGACGATATCGACGTGCTGGTGGAAGCCATCGGCGGCACCGATGTCGCACGCACGCTCGTGGAGTCGGCGTTGGCGCGCGGCATCCGGGTGGTCACCGCCAACAAGGCTCTGCTGGGTGCACGTGGTGAAGCGCTGCAACGACTCGCACAGGCACATGCGACCCGTCTCGATTTCGAAGGCGCGGTGTGCGGCGCCATTCCCATCGTACGCTGCGTGCGGTCCGGCGCGGCGGGTGTCGGCATCACGCGCGTGAGCGGCATTCTCAACGGCACCAGCAACTTCGTGCTCGGCCAGGTCGCCGAAGGCAGGACGCTCGCCGCGGCCATCGCGACGGCGCAGGAGCTGGGGTATGCCGAGGCCGATCCCACGCGCGATCTGAACGGCCAGGACGTGGAAGACAAACTGCGGGTGCTGGCCTGGCTGACATTCGGCGTGGAACCGGCTTCCCTCAAGGTGACCCGTCGCGGGATCGACGCCGAGATTGCGCTGTGGGCGGCGCAGGTCGCGCTGGAAGGGGACCGGGTGAAGCTGGTCGCCACCTGTGAACGCGATGGCGAGGACATCGTGGCGCGCATCCTGCCAACGCGCGTGCGCGGCGACGATCCGTGGGCGGCCGTGAACGGCCCCTTCAACCGCGTGGTGATCGAAAGCGAGTCGGCCGGTTCGCTCGTGTTTCAGGGACCGGGCGCGGGAGGGCCGGCGACGGCGGGGGCGGTGCTGGCCGATCTCCTGGGCTGA
- a CDS encoding P1 family peptidase, with translation MGVQPAGAQSAGAQTTGAPVRARAIGLAPGIFTPGRHNAITDVAGVRVGQVTISDGDSLRTGVTAIVPHGGDLFRERVPAALHVGNGFGKLLGVTQLRELGEIETPIVLTCTLCIWQAGDALAQWMLARPENASVRSINPVVGETNDGQLNATRSRPGIGAAVNRALAIADSGPVTEGSVGAGHGTVMFGWKGGIGTSSRVLPASLGGYSVGILVQGNYGGVLQMMGVPIGQQLGRYAFQRDVAPAGARRSPGGAGGPGDAGAEHGDGSCMIVIATDAPILSRNLERLAARAVMGLARTGSSASNGSGDYVLAFSTSPRVRRSPDAALNTNDELGNDQMSALFQAVTEATEEALYNAMLMATPVSSRASRVNPLPVDSVRMLLRARGIR, from the coding sequence ATCGGTGTTCAGCCGGCCGGTGCCCAGTCTGCCGGCGCTCAAACGACCGGCGCGCCCGTGCGTGCCCGCGCCATCGGTCTTGCTCCGGGCATCTTCACGCCCGGCCGGCACAACGCCATCACCGATGTCGCCGGGGTCAGAGTCGGACAAGTCACCATCAGTGATGGCGACTCGTTGCGGACCGGCGTGACGGCCATTGTGCCTCACGGCGGAGACCTGTTCCGCGAACGGGTGCCGGCCGCCCTGCACGTGGGCAACGGGTTCGGCAAGCTGCTGGGGGTCACGCAACTGCGCGAACTGGGCGAGATCGAGACGCCCATCGTGCTCACCTGCACGCTCTGCATCTGGCAGGCCGGCGACGCGCTGGCGCAGTGGATGCTCGCCCGGCCGGAGAACGCCTCGGTGCGATCGATCAATCCGGTGGTGGGCGAAACGAATGATGGCCAGCTCAACGCCACCCGATCGCGGCCGGGCATCGGCGCCGCCGTGAATCGGGCGCTGGCCATTGCCGACAGCGGACCGGTGACCGAGGGCAGTGTGGGCGCCGGCCACGGGACGGTGATGTTCGGCTGGAAGGGCGGTATCGGTACGTCGTCCCGCGTGTTGCCGGCCTCGCTGGGCGGGTATTCGGTGGGCATTCTCGTGCAGGGCAACTACGGCGGTGTGCTGCAGATGATGGGTGTTCCCATCGGTCAGCAACTCGGACGGTATGCCTTTCAGCGTGACGTGGCGCCGGCCGGCGCGCGGCGATCGCCGGGAGGAGCGGGTGGCCCTGGTGATGCCGGCGCCGAACATGGTGACGGCTCGTGCATGATCGTGATCGCCACCGACGCGCCGATCCTCTCCCGCAACCTCGAACGCCTGGCCGCGCGTGCCGTGATGGGACTCGCCCGCACCGGATCGAGTGCGTCGAATGGATCGGGCGACTATGTGCTGGCGTTCTCCACGTCGCCGCGTGTGCGACGGAGTCCCGATGCGGCGTTGAACACCAACGACGAACTGGGCAACGACCAGATGTCGGCGCTGTTTCAGGCCGTGACCGAAGCGACGGAGGAAGCGCTGTACAATGCGATGCTCATGGCGACTCCGGTGTCGAGTCGCGCATCCCGGGTGAATCCGTTGCCGGTGGACTCGGTGCGCATGCTGCTGCGGGCGAGGGGGATTCGGTAA
- the moaC gene encoding cyclic pyranopterin monophosphate synthase MoaC, with product MSDAVSDTGSETAREFSHLDGSGNFQMVDVGHKPISVRSAVARGQISMQVETFKAIRDNDLKKGDVIPVARLAGIQAAKRTAELVPLCHPLPLSGIDVRVSLDESLPGCVVEGSVRTTAQTGVEMEALTAVSVALLTIYDMAKAIDRTMMISNIVLREKRGGTSGDVIDSP from the coding sequence ATGTCGGACGCCGTTTCAGACACCGGCTCGGAAACCGCGCGCGAGTTTTCGCACCTGGATGGCAGCGGAAATTTCCAAATGGTTGACGTAGGTCACAAACCGATTTCCGTACGGTCCGCCGTCGCCCGCGGGCAGATCTCCATGCAAGTGGAGACTTTCAAAGCCATACGGGACAATGACTTGAAAAAAGGCGACGTCATTCCGGTGGCCCGACTGGCCGGAATTCAGGCAGCCAAGAGAACGGCTGAGCTCGTCCCCCTCTGCCACCCGCTCCCGTTGTCGGGGATCGACGTCCGGGTTAGTCTCGATGAATCTCTTCCCGGCTGTGTGGTGGAGGGATCCGTCCGTACCACCGCCCAGACCGGGGTGGAGATGGAAGCGCTGACCGCCGTGTCCGTGGCTCTTTTGACGATCTACGACATGGCCAAGGCGATCGACCGGACCATGATGATCTCGAACATCGTGCTGCGCGAAAAACGCGGCGGCACATCGGGAGATGTCATCGACAGTCCGTAG
- a CDS encoding transglycosylase SLT domain-containing protein, whose product MIVLAAAVMLRPDGKPEPTPADAPHPGVLVSEAAMAGNGPQIPVTGPRVAPLNVQPLWRPAGEVLKRAKQTPNPQVFAFAPDPREREQRESLSRWHHIFSYSTKYRIKPDLARRIYDAAIVAGIEPELGFRLVRVESVFDPRAISPVGAVGLTQLMLGTAREFEPRVTREQLLDPDVNLRIGFRYLRTLIREYKGDLKLALLVYNRGPTAVHAALAMGMSPANGYESIITRGYRGRGTLD is encoded by the coding sequence ATGATCGTTCTGGCGGCAGCGGTGATGCTGCGGCCGGACGGCAAGCCGGAGCCGACACCCGCGGATGCTCCCCATCCCGGGGTGCTGGTCTCGGAAGCGGCGATGGCCGGCAACGGTCCGCAGATCCCGGTGACCGGTCCGCGGGTGGCGCCGCTCAACGTGCAGCCGCTCTGGCGTCCCGCCGGTGAAGTGCTCAAGCGCGCCAAGCAGACGCCCAACCCGCAGGTGTTCGCCTTCGCCCCCGATCCGCGGGAACGCGAACAGCGGGAATCACTGAGCCGCTGGCACCACATCTTCTCGTACAGCACCAAGTACCGGATCAAACCCGATCTCGCGCGGCGCATCTACGACGCCGCCATCGTGGCCGGCATCGAACCGGAACTCGGCTTCCGTCTGGTGCGCGTGGAAAGTGTGTTCGACCCCCGGGCCATCAGTCCGGTCGGCGCGGTCGGCCTCACACAACTCATGCTGGGCACGGCGCGGGAGTTCGAACCCCGCGTCACCCGCGAGCAGTTGCTCGATCCCGACGTCAATCTCCGGATCGGCTTCCGGTATCTCCGGACGCTCATTCGTGAGTACAAGGGCGATCTCAAGCTCGCCCTGCTCGTCTACAATCGTGGACCCACCGCCGTGCATGCGGCCCTGGCCATGGGCATGAGCCCCGCCAACGGCTACGAGAGCATCATCACGCGCGGCTATCGCGGACGCGGCACGCTCGACTGA
- a CDS encoding transglycosylase SLT domain-containing protein, which produces MYRLSLPTLRTALLACSMAALSGCLTAPWRGPVKNPEPIAGQTAGIVTGVDVASAAHSSRASSRDSATVDEVVQTAVAVFGDTMAVALADPVAAEPEWDIDVRSYETHDRVAHYVGLFSTTARERFTARLSKGTRYEPMIRAKLRASGMPEDLTYLALIESGYDPHAYSRAAAVGMWQFMSSTARDIGLRVDWWMDERRDPARATDGAIKFLGYLQKQFGSFYLAAAAYNGGPGRVARGLTRFAEELEGFEGEDRFFALADQDYLRAETKNYVPQLIAAALIAKTPDRYGIALDSLPLYQYDSVFVAPGTSLAAVALASGATSAELRDLNPALLRGMAPPDASVWVRLPMGMADVTRATMDTLPEVRGFSSVKVASATSATTFAGKHGVTVKQLRWFNPTLKVSSKGQLTAGQTVRVPDRATLAYAMEIPDPSIERYGTGTTTSLQSRGVHVVRRGETLGAIARRYGLTTARLQAMNGMRGTKLIAGQTLQVRGATPAKTSTATASAAKTTTTKASAAKASTAKSSPAKAPTAKAASGKASPTKASAARKTSAKKPVAKKKTASASAKTVSKSAAKPAAKSTPKSTAKSKTAR; this is translated from the coding sequence ATGTATCGTCTCTCCCTGCCAACCCTGCGGACGGCGCTTCTCGCGTGCAGCATGGCCGCCCTGTCGGGTTGCCTGACCGCGCCGTGGCGTGGACCGGTGAAAAACCCGGAACCCATTGCCGGCCAAACCGCCGGGATCGTCACCGGTGTCGACGTCGCGTCGGCCGCGCATTCCTCGCGGGCTTCTTCACGCGACAGCGCCACGGTGGACGAAGTGGTGCAGACGGCCGTGGCCGTGTTCGGTGACACCATGGCCGTGGCGCTGGCCGATCCGGTGGCCGCCGAACCCGAGTGGGACATCGATGTGCGCTCGTACGAAACGCACGATCGGGTGGCGCACTACGTGGGACTCTTCAGCACCACGGCCCGCGAACGTTTCACCGCCCGTCTGTCCAAAGGCACGCGGTACGAGCCCATGATCCGCGCCAAGTTGCGGGCCAGCGGCATGCCGGAGGATCTCACCTATCTCGCCCTCATCGAGAGCGGCTACGATCCCCATGCGTATTCCCGCGCCGCGGCCGTGGGCATGTGGCAGTTCATGAGCAGCACTGCGCGCGACATCGGTTTGCGGGTGGACTGGTGGATGGACGAACGTCGCGATCCGGCGCGGGCCACCGACGGGGCCATCAAGTTCCTCGGGTATCTGCAGAAGCAGTTCGGCTCGTTCTATCTCGCGGCGGCCGCATACAATGGCGGTCCGGGGCGGGTGGCGCGCGGGCTCACGCGATTCGCCGAGGAACTGGAAGGGTTCGAAGGGGAAGACCGCTTCTTTGCGTTGGCGGATCAGGACTATCTGCGGGCCGAGACCAAGAATTACGTCCCGCAACTCATCGCCGCGGCGCTGATCGCCAAGACGCCAGACCGGTACGGCATCGCGCTGGATTCGCTGCCGCTCTACCAGTACGACTCGGTGTTCGTGGCGCCCGGCACCAGTCTGGCGGCGGTGGCCCTGGCCAGTGGCGCGACCAGCGCCGAACTGCGCGATCTCAATCCGGCGTTGTTGCGCGGCATGGCGCCACCCGATGCGTCGGTGTGGGTACGCCTGCCCATGGGCATGGCCGACGTCACGCGCGCCACAATGGACACGCTGCCCGAGGTGCGCGGATTCTCATCCGTGAAGGTGGCCAGTGCCACCTCGGCCACGACGTTCGCCGGCAAACACGGCGTCACGGTGAAACAACTGCGCTGGTTCAACCCCACGCTGAAGGTGTCGTCGAAGGGACAGCTCACGGCGGGGCAGACGGTGCGGGTTCCGGACCGTGCGACCCTGGCGTATGCGATGGAGATCCCGGACCCGTCCATCGAACGGTACGGCACCGGGACCACCACTTCGCTGCAGTCGCGCGGTGTGCACGTGGTGCGGCGTGGGGAGACGCTGGGGGCGATCGCCCGCCGCTACGGCCTCACGACGGCGCGGTTGCAGGCCATGAACGGCATGCGCGGCACGAAGCTGATCGCCGGGCAGACTCTGCAGGTGCGGGGGGCCACGCCGGCGAAGACGTCGACCGCCACGGCGTCCGCGGCAAAGACGACAACGACCAAGGCTTCGGCGGCCAAAGCCTCGACCGCAAAATCCTCCCCGGCCAAGGCTCCCACAGCCAAAGCGGCCTCCGGCAAGGCCTCGCCCACCAAGGCTTCGGCGGCCAGAAAGACGTCGGCAAAAAAACCGGTCGCCAAAAAGAAGACGGCCTCCGCTTCCGCGAAGACCGTTTCCAAGTCTGCTGCCAAACCGGCCGCCAAATCCACTCCCAAATCCACCGCGAAGTCGAAGACGGCGCGCTGA
- a CDS encoding response regulator transcription factor: protein MPIRVLIADDHALVREGLRYVLDADPGIEVVGEASNGRIAVELALQHVPDVVVLDITMPEESGLKAAARLREALPETRVLLLSMHDQGEYVREGMRIGTHGYLLKDSAGEELRAAIRAVHAGGTFFSPAVVRRLTSTEAVPEGAPVAQLDLLTPRERDVLAGVARGLTNKAIAAELGISRRTVEAHRESLMRKLSIHSVAGLTRFALETGIITDA from the coding sequence ATGCCCATTCGGGTCCTGATCGCCGACGACCATGCACTCGTCCGCGAGGGGCTGCGGTACGTCCTCGACGCCGATCCGGGGATCGAGGTGGTGGGAGAGGCCTCCAACGGACGGATTGCCGTGGAGCTGGCGTTGCAGCATGTGCCCGATGTGGTGGTGCTCGACATCACCATGCCCGAGGAATCGGGGCTCAAGGCGGCCGCCCGCCTCCGTGAGGCGCTGCCCGAGACGCGGGTGCTGCTGCTCAGCATGCACGATCAGGGCGAGTACGTGCGCGAGGGGATGCGCATCGGGACCCACGGCTATCTGCTCAAGGATTCGGCCGGCGAGGAGTTGCGGGCCGCCATCCGTGCCGTGCACGCCGGCGGGACCTTCTTCAGTCCCGCAGTGGTGAGGCGTCTCACCTCCACCGAGGCCGTCCCGGAGGGCGCGCCGGTCGCGCAACTCGACCTGCTCACGCCCCGCGAGCGCGATGTCCTCGCCGGTGTGGCCCGCGGGCTCACCAACAAGGCCATCGCCGCGGAATTGGGCATCAGCCGCCGCACCGTGGAAGCGCACCGGGAAAGCCTGATGCGGAAGCTCTCCATTCACTCGGTGGCGGGACTCACGCGCTTCGCGCTCGAGACCGGGATCATCACCGACGCCTGA
- a CDS encoding histidine kinase, giving the protein MSMPSFFVVSLLPSLLALRALQADVQVPPMALLASELAATLLQAVVTTGVAVLCAHLYVRYRRSWFGWFAVAWSVYVARLFCILSFLLTGERVWLYWHQVTTGWTALALLWASLVFSKQLRFRPVYLWIGLFPPLWSYIAIYQLDHFLWAALPAVLFLSGATAWTGWVFWRHHRIAHSSGARLLAISFALWGLHHLDYPFLRAQGAWTPWGYYLDISFVLLVAAGLVLLVLDDLGRGVQALSALSGDLQRRASGQRQERDPVDTLLVRPLALPGVRGAAMFLFDAVSSSEDEAPADMMERVLARAHARGEAPPPADALARGRFISGAGVCSSWTGGTAQHEVHDALGRMRVTRRPQIVAAAGAQPFVAVLPVGSGAQLVGALVMAGDVRNPFTALDDDFLLALGQQVGAALDQWALDRQLAARTQALERLSARMVRQHEEERRRLSRELHDETAQVFSAVKMQLEALRPLLAPDASPRLDRTLSLVDTGIASIRQVTSDLRPMLLDDLGLRPALHSLVTDFTERTGLLVVFGAPPTLPALPDDADLAVFRALQEALSNIVRHADAQRVDVTVVVDDTTLTLVVRDDGRGFPTLHNGRLKETEHRMGLTGMRERLLAVGGALATANRAPGAELTISVPRLTNGN; this is encoded by the coding sequence ATGTCGATGCCGTCGTTCTTCGTGGTGTCGTTGCTGCCATCGCTGCTGGCCTTGCGCGCCTTGCAGGCCGATGTGCAGGTGCCTCCGATGGCACTGCTGGCGTCGGAGCTCGCGGCCACACTGCTCCAGGCGGTGGTGACCACCGGCGTGGCCGTGCTGTGCGCGCATCTGTACGTACGATACCGGCGCTCCTGGTTCGGATGGTTCGCGGTGGCGTGGAGCGTGTATGTCGCGCGTCTCTTCTGCATTCTGAGTTTCCTGCTCACCGGCGAGCGTGTCTGGCTGTACTGGCATCAGGTCACCACGGGCTGGACGGCGCTCGCACTGTTGTGGGCTTCGTTGGTGTTCTCGAAACAGTTGCGGTTCCGGCCGGTGTATCTGTGGATCGGATTGTTCCCGCCGCTCTGGTCGTACATCGCGATCTATCAGCTCGATCATTTCCTGTGGGCCGCGCTGCCCGCGGTGCTCTTCCTGAGCGGCGCGACGGCCTGGACCGGCTGGGTGTTCTGGCGGCACCACCGCATTGCCCATTCGTCGGGAGCGCGATTGCTCGCCATTTCGTTCGCGCTGTGGGGGCTGCATCATCTCGACTATCCGTTCCTGCGCGCGCAGGGGGCGTGGACACCGTGGGGGTACTACCTCGACATCAGTTTCGTGCTGCTCGTGGCGGCCGGACTGGTGCTGCTGGTGCTCGACGATCTGGGGCGCGGGGTACAGGCACTGAGCGCGCTCTCCGGCGATCTGCAGCGCCGTGCGTCGGGGCAGCGGCAGGAACGCGATCCGGTGGACACGCTGCTGGTGCGTCCGCTCGCGCTGCCGGGTGTGCGTGGCGCGGCGATGTTCCTCTTCGATGCGGTATCGTCGTCCGAGGACGAAGCTCCGGCCGATATGATGGAGCGGGTGCTCGCGCGGGCCCATGCACGCGGCGAGGCACCACCGCCCGCCGATGCGTTGGCGCGTGGACGGTTCATCAGTGGCGCCGGGGTGTGCAGCAGCTGGACCGGCGGCACGGCACAACACGAAGTGCACGATGCTCTTGGCCGCATGCGTGTCACGCGCCGTCCACAGATCGTGGCCGCGGCGGGGGCGCAGCCCTTCGTGGCCGTGTTGCCGGTGGGTTCCGGCGCGCAGCTCGTGGGCGCGCTGGTCATGGCCGGTGATGTGCGCAATCCGTTCACCGCGCTCGATGACGACTTCCTGCTGGCGCTCGGGCAGCAGGTGGGCGCGGCACTCGATCAATGGGCGCTGGACCGGCAGTTGGCGGCGCGCACGCAGGCGCTCGAACGGCTTTCCGCCCGCATGGTGCGGCAGCACGAAGAGGAACGGCGGCGGCTCTCACGCGAACTGCACGACGAGACCGCGCAGGTGTTCTCGGCGGTCAAGATGCAACTCGAAGCCCTGCGTCCGTTACTGGCTCCCGATGCGTCACCCCGACTCGATCGCACCCTGTCGTTGGTGGATACCGGCATCGCGTCCATCAGGCAGGTCACGAGCGATCTGCGTCCCATGCTGCTCGACGATCTCGGACTGCGCCCGGCGCTGCATTCGCTGGTCACCGATTTCACCGAACGCACCGGATTGCTGGTGGTGTTCGGAGCCCCGCCCACGCTGCCGGCGTTGCCGGACGACGCCGATCTGGCCGTGTTCCGCGCGCTGCAGGAGGCGCTCAGCAACATCGTGCGGCACGCCGACGCCCAGCGGGTGGACGTGACCGTGGTGGTGGACGACACGACACTCACGCTCGTGGTGCGCGACGACGGACGCGGATTCCCGACATTGCACAACGGCCGGCTCAAGGAGACCGAGCATCGTATGGGGCTGACCGGCATGCGGGAGCGATTGCTCGCGGTGGGCGGCGCGCTGGCGACCGCCAATCGTGCGCCCGGCGCCGAACTCACGATCTCCGTCCCGCGCCTCACGAACGGCAACTGA
- a CDS encoding mechanosensitive ion channel family protein — MSMPMFRRSFRVLIAAAPAVLLAALHMVAARPAAAQLGLGKMAGPADSASAVSPASPRAAVRDFLRLANGGDWTAAGDYLAVPPAERERAPVLARRLKAVMDQRLALDLNSLSPLVVGDTTDGDANGDRIGVIGSPSGHEEPVRLVRITGTPTRWVFSQATVANIDAWFDALGAPWVRERVPASLMREGPLNVYWWQWIGIGVALPILVLIAWLLGALLRQVLARIASHTVTTWDDQLLEHLRGPFRLWAAAVVAEPLLSVLDLNARVAGFLGAVTRGMVLLSFFWALLQIIRIAQSRIENAAWETGQGAQARTLVPLLGNFLRVALTVIALLVALSQFGYPVGTLLAGLGIGGIAVALAAQKTMEHLFGSVSLAADKVMRLGDWVKTGTTEGAVERIGLRSTSIRTMDRTVVKVPNGRLADDRIEIVSERDRILFRTDLDLTYDTSREELTRIRDEVEALIRAHPHTWPDAVRVNVTAFTDSAIRMSVVMWIKTTDYNAYLRIRHDLFLEFMRIIEEHGSSFAFPSRTVYHVMQNDSSPTAGPPSNPPSSVPGVDPSGPGSPPPPAT, encoded by the coding sequence ATGTCCATGCCAATGTTTCGCCGGTCGTTCCGGGTGCTGATCGCGGCAGCCCCCGCGGTACTGCTCGCGGCACTGCACATGGTCGCCGCCCGCCCCGCGGCGGCCCAGCTCGGCCTCGGCAAGATGGCCGGGCCCGCCGACTCCGCCTCGGCCGTCTCACCGGCTTCGCCTCGCGCCGCCGTCCGCGATTTCCTGCGTCTCGCCAATGGCGGGGACTGGACCGCCGCGGGCGACTACCTCGCGGTGCCCCCGGCCGAACGTGAGCGCGCGCCCGTGCTGGCCCGCCGCCTCAAGGCGGTCATGGATCAGCGGCTGGCGCTCGATCTCAACAGTCTGTCGCCTCTGGTGGTCGGAGACACCACCGACGGGGACGCCAATGGCGACCGGATTGGCGTGATCGGCAGCCCCAGTGGCCACGAAGAGCCGGTGCGGCTCGTGCGGATCACGGGAACGCCCACCCGCTGGGTTTTTTCCCAGGCAACGGTGGCCAACATCGATGCCTGGTTCGACGCGCTGGGCGCGCCCTGGGTGCGCGAACGTGTGCCGGCGTCGCTGATGCGGGAAGGCCCGCTCAATGTGTACTGGTGGCAGTGGATCGGGATCGGGGTCGCACTGCCGATCCTGGTCCTCATCGCCTGGTTGCTGGGGGCACTCCTGCGACAGGTGCTGGCGCGTATCGCCTCGCACACGGTCACCACGTGGGACGATCAACTGCTCGAACATCTCCGCGGTCCGTTTCGCCTGTGGGCGGCGGCCGTGGTGGCCGAGCCCCTGCTGTCGGTGCTGGATCTGAATGCCCGCGTGGCGGGGTTTCTGGGTGCGGTCACGCGGGGCATGGTGCTGCTGTCGTTCTTCTGGGCGCTGCTGCAGATCATCCGCATCGCGCAGTCGCGTATCGAGAACGCCGCCTGGGAAACGGGGCAGGGTGCGCAGGCACGCACGCTGGTACCGCTGCTCGGCAACTTCCTGCGTGTGGCCCTCACCGTCATCGCCCTGCTGGTGGCGCTGTCGCAGTTCGGGTATCCCGTGGGCACGCTGCTGGCCGGTCTTGGCATCGGCGGTATCGCGGTGGCGCTCGCGGCACAGAAGACCATGGAGCATCTCTTCGGCAGTGTGAGTCTCGCCGCCGACAAGGTGATGCGCCTGGGCGACTGGGTGAAGACCGGGACGACCGAAGGGGCGGTGGAGCGCATCGGACTCCGTTCGACGAGTATCCGCACGATGGACCGCACCGTGGTGAAGGTGCCCAACGGGCGACTCGCCGACGACCGGATCGAAATCGTCAGTGAGCGCGACCGCATTCTGTTCCGCACCGATCTCGATCTCACATACGATACGAGCCGCGAGGAGCTGACCCGCATCCGCGACGAAGTCGAAGCGCTGATACGGGCGCACCCTCACACATGGCCCGATGCGGTGCGTGTGAACGTCACGGCGTTCACCGATTCGGCCATCCGCATGAGCGTCGTGATGTGGATCAAGACCACCGACTACAACGCCTATCTGCGGATCCGCCACGATCTGTTCCTCGAGTTCATGCGGATCATCGAGGAGCATGGATCGTCGTTTGCTTTCCCGTCCCGCACGGTCTATCACGTGATGCAGAACGACAGCTCACCGACCGCGGGCCCGCCGAGCAACCCGCCCAGCAGCGTGCCGGGCGTCGATCCGTCGGGTCCGGGCTCTCCGCCGCCACCCGCCACATAA